In a genomic window of Caloenas nicobarica isolate bCalNic1 chromosome 1, bCalNic1.hap1, whole genome shotgun sequence:
- the RDX gene encoding radixin: MPKPINVRVTTMDAELEFAIQPNTTGKQLFDQVVKTVGLREVWFFGLQYVDSKGYSTWLKLNKKVTQQDVRKENPLQFKFRAKFFPEDVSEELIQEITQRLFFLQVKEAILNDEIYCPPETAVLLASYAVQSKYGDYSKEIHKLGYLANDRLLPQRVLEQHKLTKEQWEERIQNWHEEHRGMLREDSMMEYLKIAQDLEMYGVNYFEIKNKKGTELWLGVDALGLNIYEHDDKLTPKIGFPWSEIRNISFNDKKFVIKPIDKKAPDFVFYAPRLRINKRILALCMGNHELYMRRRKPDTIEVQQMKAQAREEKHQKQLERAQLENEKKKREIAEKEKERIEREKEELMERLRQIEEQTMKAQKELEEQTRRALELDQERKRAKEEAERLERERRAAEEAKAALAKQAADQMKNQEQLAAELAEFTAKIALLEEAKKKKEEEASEWQHKAFAAQEDLEKTKEELKSVMSAPPPPPPPPVIPPTENEHDEHDENNAEASAELSSDGVMNHRSEEERVTETQKNERVKKQLQALSSELAQARDETKKTQNDVLHAENVKAGRDKYKTLRQIRQGNTKQRIDEFEAM, encoded by the exons atgccGAAACCA ATCAATGTCAGAGTAACCACAATGGATGCAGAGTTGGAATTTGCCATCCAGCCCAATACAACAGGCAAGCAGCTCTTTGATCAG GTGGTGAAAACTGTTGGTCTTCGTGAAGTCTGGTTTTTTGGACTACAGTATGTGGACAGCAAAGGCTACTCAACCTGGCTGAAGCTAAACAAAAAG GTAACACAGCAAGatgtaaggaaagaaaaccctTTGCAGTTTAAGTTCAGGGCCAAGTTTTTTCCAGAGGATGTATCTGAAGAATTAATTCAGGAAATAACTCAGAGACTTTTCTTCCTGCAAGTCAAAGAAGCGATCTTAAATGATGAAATATACTGCCCACCAGAAACTGCAGTTCTTTTGGCTTCTTATGCTGTCCAGTCCAAGTATGGAGATTACAGTAAGGAGATACATAAACTAGGCTACCTAGCCAATGACAGACTTCTCCCTCAGCG TGTGTTAGAACAGCACAAACTGACAAAAGAACAGTGGGAAGAAAGAATACAGAATTGGCATGAAGAGCACAGGGGAATGTTAag ggAAGATTCTATGATGGAATACCTTAAGATAGCACAAGACTTGGAAATGTATGGAGTCaactattttgaaataaagaataaaaaaggaactGAATTGTGGCTGGGAGTTGATGCTTTGGGTTTGAATATTTATGAGCATGATGATAA GCTGACACCCAAGATTGGTTTTCCTTGGAGTGAAATAAGAAACATCTCTTTTAACGACAAAAAATTTGTCATAAAGCCAATTGACAAAAAGGCCCCT gATTTTGTTTTTTATGCACCCCGCCTGAGAATTAACAAGCGAATTTTGGCACTGTGTATGGGAAATCATGAATTGTACatgaggaggaggaaacctgatACAATTGAAGTGCAACAGATGAAGGCCCAGGCTAGAGAGGAGAAACATCAGAAACAATTGGAAAG ggCGCAATTGGAaaatgagaagaagaaaagggagatagcagaaaaggaaaaggaaagaatagagcgtgaaaaggaagaattaatGGAACGCTTAAGACAAATCGAGGAACAAACAATGAAGGCTCAGAAGG AGCTAGAGGAACAGACTAGAAGAGCTCTAGAACTGGATCAGGAACGAAAACGTGCTAAAGAGGAAGCAGAGCGCCTGGAAAGAGAGCGTCGAGCAGCTGAAGAAGCTAAAGCTGCTCTAGCCAAGCAGGCTGCTGATCAAATGAAGAACCAGGAGCAGCTA GCAGCAGAACTTGCTGAATTCACTGCCAAGATTGCACTTCTAGAGGAggccaagaaaaagaaagaagaggaagccTCAGAATGGCAGCACAAA GCTTTTGCAGCCCAAGAGGACTTGGAAAAGACCAAAGAAGAACTGAAATCTGTGATGTctgctcctcctccacctcctcccccaCCAGTTATTCCTCCAACAGAGAATGAACACGATGAACATGATGAGAACAATGCTGAAGCCAGTGCAGAACTGTCTTCTGATGGTGTCATGAATCACAGGAGTGAAGAAGAGCGggtaacagaaacacagaaaaatgaacgTGTTAAGAAACAGCTCCAG GCTTTAAGTTCTGAGTTGGCTCAAGCCAGAGATGaaaccaagaaaacacaaaatgatGTCCTTCATGCTGAGAATGTTAAAGCAGGCCGTGATAAGTACAAGACTCTTCGACAAATCCGACAAGGCAATACAAAGCAGCGTATTGATGAGTTTGAAGCAATGTGA